TTAGTGTATGTCACTTGCCCCGATGCACTAGATGAGAACCTTAGGATGTCCGAACGTGCTGCACGAACTAGCCTTCACAAAATTTTCAAGTACGTCATGAGCTTATATGGTCCACGATATTTGCGCAAACCTACTTATAGTGACATCCAACAATTGTATGCTCATCACTCAAATGTGCACAGCTTTCCCAAAATGTTAGGAAGCCTAGATTACATCCACTAGGCATGGGGTTGTTGTCTGAATGCCCATAAAGGGTAATACATCCAAGGCGATCATGGTTATCCAACCGTTATACTTGAATTGGTGACCTCATGGGATATGTGGATATGACATGCATTCTTTGGCTCAATTGGCTCCCTTAATGAcagtaacgtcccaaaaatcagagTAAAAATTTTCATCCTAAAACATAAATCTATAAATCCATAGGTTACCAAAACATTGTTTACAAATCATAATAAGTCGAAATATCAAATCAGAGTATTAATCAACATAAAGTGCAAGATGATGTGTATAATCACGCCTTCGCTTTTCCCCGCtcattagaagtacctgaaacattgaaATCCAAACTGTAAAGAAAAGTTTAGTTAGCATCCCAAAATACCTCACAACACAAACAAATACAAATACAATACAAGCATGCATACATGGTTTGTAGTTGTtaagttcatccaaatttatcagtgtactatcactgataaacgtatcaccctcagCAGTTATATTGAATCCATATAATACGAGTGGagcactaactctactggaacgtctaagagataaggaatcgtcaatcggttcaaccggagtttcctccttaggttgagcgccagtgttagaggttccttcatcgcttgattcttgaagctcttcaagatcaatttgcctcccactgtcctcttggcatatgagttctcgctcttggaaaacccctctcctcgcaacgaagacaacattgtcactcggtctatagaagatatATCTAAAGGAATTCTGTGgacagccgatgaaaatacaccacttactacgaggttcgagcttgtcgtgagtctctcatcttacgaaagcctcgcaaccccaaaccttgatatgtgccaacgagggagctttccctatccacatcccgtgaggtgttttggcaaccatcttagtcgggactagattaaggatatggacgaCAATCTCTAAGGAATACcacaaaatgagataggtaacgaatcCCGACTCATCATGAAGAATATCACACCTTTCatgggtgagaccttcagtaaaaccatgtccccgacttggaactctagTTCAGAATGTCATCAATCTAAATAGCTCTTTTGTCAGCTATAAGTTGTCTACAGTCTctatctgacctgctgaatcatcTATGTAGTTTggagcactacctcagtgctccccataatCATCtgtccgacctcaccccaacatatcggggtgcGAAACTTTCTCCTGTAGAGAAGCTCAATGGGATGTGCACCAATACTggagtggtaactgttgttatatgagaactctacCAAAGGAAGGTAGGtttcccaactcccaccaaaatcaatgatgcaagccctcagcatatcctccagtgtaTGAATCGTACACTCATTATATGTGGGTAATAACAGTGCTGCAGTGTAATCTCATACCGAAatcctcatgaaacctcttccaaaatctggaagtaaaatgaACATCCCTGTCTGATACGGTGGAATCGGTACCCCATGACGATAGACCACATCTCAAACGTAGATATctgccaacttctcggccgaagaGCTTTCTCTAATAGCaagaaaatgggcactcttggtcagtctatcaacaatcacccaaatagCATCAAATTCGCGAGGAGTACGAGGTAATTTCATGATGAAGTCCATAGATATTTGCTCTCATTTCCAAACGGGAATCTACAAAGGCCGAAGCTTGTCGTGAGGCATCTGATGTtcgaccttgactttcctgcaagttaaGCACCTCTCTACATTTCCTGTAATCTCCCTCTTCATGAAGGGCCACCATTAGTTAAGTCTCAAGTCACGATACATCTTGGTCGCATCAGGATGTATAGAAAGTCGAGAATTATATGCTTCATCCATCAAATTCTGTCTCATGCTGCCAGTATTCGGAATCCATACTCTACCACACTGTGTCAACAATCCTTTGTTATCCATGACAAATGTATCAAAACGACCCTTGGTCTTCTCCTTCTTCTGGTTCTCCTCCTTGATCCCCTCCGTCTATGCCTCCCTAACCAAACCCAAGAGTGGGGAGGTAATCGCCACCCTCATACACAAGCCTCCATTGGGTGCACTCATCACCCTGCGACTTAGTGTATCATCCACCACGTTGGTCGTATCtaggtggtataggatctcacatttataatccttgaccacgtcaagccacctTCTCTTTCTCATATTAAGGTTCAGTTGGTCCATAAGGTATCTCAAAATTTTGTGGTCCTTATAGTTGGTGTAATGGACCCCgtacagataatgtctccaaatctttaaggcgaaaaccacagcccccaactctaaatcgtaaGTAGGTtgttagcctcatgaggcttcaactaaaGTGACGATAGGCAATCACTctacccctctgcataagcactgcgtCCATCCCGGTGATggaagcatcacaatacaccaccatatcctctacgccctctagaAGGGTCAACACTGGAGCCTCAAACATTCTTTGTCGTAAAGTCTCGAATCCCCCCTGCTGCTCCGACCCCTAAGAAAAATGCACACCCTTCTTAGTCAGACGAGTGAGAGGAACAataatcttagagaaatcctgaatgaatctcagATAATAACCATCCAAGCCCATAAAACTCATGATCTCTGAGGGAGTCGTCGGGACCTCCTACtacatcactgcctcaatcttggccggatcgaccaatatcccgttctggttgatgaggtgtcCCAAAAATTGAACCTCACAcaaccaaaattcacacttagagaacttggaATATAGCCTCTCCCTCCTTAGAACCTCCAACAGCTCCCACATATGCTTCTCATGCCGCTctttggtcttggagtagaccaagatatcatcgatgagcATAATAATGGGTTGATCGAGCATCGGTTAACACACCatgttcatcagatccatgaatgttgttggtgcattggtgagcccaaatggtgtcaccacaaactcataatagcCATAACGAGTACGGAAGGCTGTCTTCTCTACACCCTCCTCTCTAACTCTCATCCGATGGTACCCTagcctcaaatcaatcttggagaaccaagatgcactctgaagctgatcaaagaggtcattaatcctcgggagtgggaaACGATTTTTCACTACCAAAAatttcaactctcggtaatctatacacatctgatgagtaccgtccttctttttcacaaacaaaatcggtgctccttaaggcgaactactcggtcgaatgaactTCATGCCCAAAAGCTCCTGTAGCTAAgaagacaactcatgcatctcagaCGGTGCAAGGTGATATGGTGCTTTGACGATCGCGGCTGCATCGGGGATTAGATCGATCCTAAAATCCACCTGCCTCTCTAGTGGTATACCATGCAAATCCTCCGAGAATACATCCGGGAAATCACAAATTATCGAGACATCTAACACTGAACACCTCGGCTCCACATGAGTATCTACCAAATATGTCAGGTAACCTGAGCAACCATGCTGAATAAATCTTTGGGCCCTCGTTGCTGAACAAAATGTTGAACCAACCCTGGTACCTTCACCATATATAgtcagctctcccccacttggggtacgAACAATCAAGAGCTTTCTTTCGCAATTAATATGAGCCccaaaccggctcaaccaatccatcccaacaATAACGCTGACATCCCCCATAGGAATCAGGATCAGGTCGATCGAGTATGACACCCTAAAATCTCTAAAGTACAATCGCGGAAGACACTTGAAACATGGACTATGTCCTTGCCGGCAACAAAAATCTGCATAGGATGCTCCAATACATCAAGATGAATTCCAAGACTCCTACTAAAGGTCGAGAATACAAAtgatcgactcgcacccaagtcaaatagcACTGATGCAGGCAAAGAGTTCATAAGAAAAGTACCAACAATGACGTTTGGCGGCACTGTGGCTTCCTCAGCCGTCATCTGAAAAGCACGTCCTCTAGCCCTCAAGGACTCAGCCCTCCCCTGACGTCTGTCTGTAATCCAAAGAGTAGTCGGGGTCAGTGCCTCCACAGGCCTAACAGCAGGCAGAGGGCACTGGACCTTCACATGGCCCACCTAATCGTAATGATAACAAATATGTGCACCTGGTGAGGGGGTTTGCTATTGCGACTGTCGGTAATCCCTCGTGAAATGGTCATGTCTACCAAAAGTATGCCACCCTATCGCTCGTCGGTAGTCTCCCTCATGAgtcttcccacacctaccacaaGTGCGACCCCTCTACCCTCCAGAGCGTGAATCAGTAGGCTTGACCCTCTTCGTTGCCGATTGTGACTGAACTGGAGCTTGAAGCTACTCCCTAGCCTGATTCTTGATCTCAATCACTCTCCTCTGAGTAGCAGACTACAGCTCAGAAAGATTCCTTAACTATTGTGTATACACAAACTCTTGTATCTCACTTtggagcatgctcagatatcgcgACATTTGAACCTGTTTAGAAGAAGCATACTCAGGGAAGAAAAGTGCCCTCTCAGTGAACTTCTAGGTGATTTATGTCACCAACTCCGTCGTCTGTCTGAATGACAGATACTCCTGGGCCAAACACTCTCTTTATACCAAAGGTACACACCCTGCACGAAACATATCAGTAAACTTACCCCAAGTCATTGTGGCCATCTCCGCATGTGAGTAAGGAtcggtcacaaacttccacctgTCCTTCGCCCCAAGCGTATAAGTATCTGGGCCCACCTAACCTTCTGGTCCTCCGGAcaagaacacgtgaagaaacaaccctccacgtcagataaccatcTCATTGCCACAATTAGGTCCTTGACCCCATCAAACTCCGAAGTCTTCGTGTTACTGAAGTTTCGATACTGGAAAGATCCTCCTACTCCAGCGGCAACAATGACTGCAATGGCTGAGGCAGCGACAACTTACGTAACAACAACATAACACTCATCAAAGATCCATGTATTACAtatgttaatttaaaaaaaaaattaaatatgaatgcCTAAATAactgagaactttgaatttataagaaaataagaaaaataatgaattattaaaattaaaatgttttttatcttttaaatttaaacaaataatttaaataaataaacaaaagtaaccaataaattttaatttaaaaatttagAAATTAGAAGGTAAgctaattaatgaaattgatatccatttattaatatatttattacagttactacattaaaatattatatgtaatttaataaaatagaaaaactcataaaatgacatttgaaaaaaaaattaattcaaaattacaacaaattaacatttatcaaattgaAGGAGAACATGtcatatgacaaaaaaaaaaaaaatctaaaattgacatttaaataaaataaaaataaaaataacaagtaaaaaaaccaatgttttaaaaaccggttttttagttgaaccggtatggtgaccggttcccggtttaaccggttcgaccgtggggtgaaccggtttctatatttttcatgttttttttttttctattttcctacacatacatacatatagaaattatgaatttgatgttcacaagttcaaacattaaaaatacacataaaaatacgTTGGGGATGAATCCAAATATATGagaataacacataaccataagttttagtgttttacatcaatccatatacatcaaaaagaaaataaaatataatactgaAACTGAATATAGTTTTTTATGAATACAAATACATCAAAAGAATTTGTAACATTaattaccatatgtttttatttaaagaaaattaaatagatttgaaaaaaatcaccaaagtttattatgtaaattcTTCTTTTTCATGAGATTTTATTCGGTTAAATTCAATGAAAAATTAtatttgataaaataatatttatcaccaagtaaaaaaaaaattaaacttatggAAGAAAATAAATTGTGTTAAATGGGAGCGAGGACTTTGTTTTCATACATGTTTGGTCTAGATCCAAACAAACCCAAGTAGGGATTCAAATTTTGGAGAAAAAACTCCACAAGAAAACAGGATACGAGTCATACGAGTGGGTGTCGAACCAAATAGAATTCAGAATACGTGCCTCTTCAGATGAATCACATGATCATCAACtaacaattagggtttagagaaacCCCAACTTTATCAAGGGTTCAAGCTAACAATGGCCGAGCTGTGGTGAAACCAAAATTGTTATGATTGGACTCTGATTGACCTGAAGAACAGAGGATTTAGAATCTGGAAATTGTGAAGTTTTTATtttaagagagaaagagagatcacGGGTTTCAGTTCATATGCTGTTCTGAAGCATTTGATCGAAAAACATAAACTCAACAAACAACAATGGCGAGATGGTCTGGCGGTTTTAGATGCTTGCTTCTTCTAGTTGCAATCGCCTTCATCTATACCCAGGTGAAATGTTGCTATCAGTTGCAATTTCTTTCGTTTTCTATGGTATTTCAGTTTGTGTTGAACTTCTGCTGCATTGTGATTCAAATTTATTGAATTTCCAAATATCTAAAATCTATGAGCCAACTTTCTCCAGTATATGAGGACCTAGTAGTTGACATAGGCAAGAAGCCTGTTGGATACATAACAGCAAACGATTGATAAAAGACGCTATAAATTTTGATATACTTCAAAATGCTTTTCTAGGCATACAATACAACTGTCCTTTATGCTCGCTATTTTCAAAATGAATTGGTCAAAAAATTTACCTAATTATACTAATTTCATCCAAATGGAAAGCAAATTTCAATTCCATAATTCATAGATTGTAGTACAATGCAATATTTGAAAGAAACGAAAGCAGGATGCTGTAATgcacaaataaatgaaagaattttgctattttttgcatttaGCCCTAAAACttgttatgtttttatgtcaCAACAGGTGAGGCTGTTTAAGGCCCAGTCTGAGTATGCAGACAAAATTGCAGTTGCAGTAAGTATTATATCATACTACactgtttcccttatgattttttttccttCTATTTGTCATTTTCTCACTTACTTTTTTACCATTGTTTATTCAGAAAACATTTTATCCATAGTCATACAACTTGATGGGAAAAAATAAAAGTTCCTTATTTAAGGGGATTGTGTAGGAATTAAGTTTTAGAGTTGATAATCACAAACACATGCATAATCTTGAGTACTTACCTATTTTCTGTATTGATTAAACCATTTTACCTATTTTGATTTTTCCCGGTTATccgattttgaaaagaaaaaggaaaaatacAGAAAGCACAATGTACTTTGATACTTTCATTGTTTTATCGATTTAGCAATTGAACTATTTTGTTTTATATAATGGCTCAGtgtttaaattaaaaattttaaataacaGGTGGAAGGGGAAAATCATTGTACAAGCCAGATGCGGTTCTTGATTGATGAGATAAGTATGCAGAAACAAAAGGTGGTGGTTTTGGAAGGTAATTATGGTAGTTAGGGCTTTTCAAAATCCATTGCTATTTGTTGCATTTAGTCCTTAATTTGTTAATCGGCTAATTGGACCTAATACCTTTACATGGTTACAATTGCTGATATTTAGTTTTGATTAGATATGGTGAGTTATTTTAATTGAAAATCCTTTTTCATTTGGAAAGAAAAAGGATTCAGTTCATAATCATATCCAGCCTTGTTTATCTTTTACTTGTATTTTCAGAAAAAGTGAGACGCCAAGAAGAGGAGTGTGAACAATTGAGGACACTTGTTCAAAATCTTGAAAGTAAGTCAATACACAATACCATAAAGTGTCTGTTGTTTCTATATATTTAGGCATTgcttctttttgacttaatgttATCCATTTGTAGAGAAAGGAGTCAAAAGCTTGTTTGAACAAGTAAAGGCACCAGTTGCAGCTGTTGTTATTATGGCTTGCAATCGTGCTGACTATCTGGAAAGGACTATTAATTCTATTTTTAAGTAAGTGGTTCTAACTTGTAATTTATTTTTCAGGGCTAAATGCAAGATATAGCAACATCCTATTTCATTCTACTTCCAATTTCCTTTTCCTATTGAGGCATTCTACTTTGAAAAACTTACCTAATTTTAGTTGTTTTTTTCTTATCTAAggcattgtattttgaaaaatctaccaaattaTAGCAGTTAATTTCTTTGTATTTAGATGACATTGCTATAACTGGGTAGAATTTTCATTTCAAAGAAGAATGATGTAATAGGATGAAATGAacgtaggatgctataataaactaataaatgaAACTGCAttactatttcttgcatttaaccttgTTTTAATGCAAGTCGACTTTGCATCTGTTGACTAATTATGTGGCCCAACTCTTCATAATTTCAGGTATCATGACACTGTTGCATCAAAATTTCCAGTTTTTGTATCCCAGGtatattgcattttgatgttattatcaaagaggctaaactctctctctctctctctctctctctctctctatctgtgtgtgtgtgtgtgtgtgtgtgtatatatatatatatatatatatatatatatatatatatatatatatatatatatatataaatttgaaGATTTTCAGGATGGGTCAAATTCTGATGTTAGAACAAAGGCTATGAGTTACAATCAGTTGACCTACATGCAGGTAGATCTTTGTCatgattattattaatatttttccCATTAATTGTTATCTGGATAAAAGATGTATgataattttttaaatataaaaaatgtaattacattgCTATTATGGTTAAAAAAATATAAGTGGGTTGCTATTATGGGAAATCAACTCCAATTTTTTAAATATCATTGTTGCAGCACTTGGATTATGAACCTGTGGATACTGAAAGGCCTGGGGAATTAATTGCATATTACAAGATTGCACGTAAGAATGTTTTTTTTACCTCAATTCCATTTCTATATATTTTCAagaatgtctttttttttttttttttttgaactctGATATTTTCAGGCCACTACAAATGGGCACTGGAtcaattgttttacaaacataATTTTAATCGGGTCATCATACTTGAAGGTACATTCCAATTCTATAATTTGGTTGAATCTCTGTTCTAAAGCTCTTAGAAGTTGAAAGTCAAAAAGACTTGAGATTATATATGTGATGCAGATGATATGGAGATCTCTCCTGACTTTTTTGATTATTTTGAGGCTGGAGCAGACCTCCTTGACAAAGATAGGTAAGTCTTTTTATGAACTGGAAATGACATATTTATATATGATAAGACCTGTTATTTGAGACACAGGGATTCTTattattgaaaccctaatttaagaaGTTGTTATCTTTTAAAACATGATAGGTCCATCATGGCTATCTCTTCATGGAATGACAATGGGCAAAACCAATTTGTGCATGATCCTTGTAAGTCTATAAATTTATTGTCTTAAAAGGAGTgaaattccattccattccatttgatttcattttggtGAATGTTGCAGATGCATTATATCGTTCAGATTTCTTTCCTGGGCTTGGATGGATGCTATCTAAACCTACATGGGATGAATTATCTCCAAAGTGGCCAAAA
The genomic region above belongs to Lactuca sativa cultivar Salinas chromosome 4, Lsat_Salinas_v11, whole genome shotgun sequence and contains:
- the LOC111899671 gene encoding alpha-1,3-mannosyl-glycoprotein 2-beta-N-acetylglucosaminyltransferase, which translates into the protein MARWSGGFRCLLLLVAIAFIYTQVRLFKAQSEYADKIAVAVEGENHCTSQMRFLIDEISMQKQKVVVLEEKVRRQEEECEQLRTLVQNLEKKGVKSLFEQVKAPVAAVVIMACNRADYLERTINSIFKYHDTVASKFPVFVSQDGSNSDVRTKAMSYNQLTYMQHLDYEPVDTERPGELIAYYKIARHYKWALDQLFYKHNFNRVIILEDDMEISPDFFDYFEAGADLLDKDRSIMAISSWNDNGQNQFVHDPYALYRSDFFPGLGWMLSKPTWDELSPKWPKAYWDDWLRLQENHKGRQFIRPEICRTYNFGEHGSSLGQFFNQYLKPIRLNDVTIDWKKMNLTYLMEDKYVNHFANMVKDAKPLYEPNLVLKTNHVDGDVRIQYRDQTDFEDIARQFGIFEEWKDGIPRTAYKGVVVFRYKTIRRIFLVGPHSLEQLGIQND